The genomic interval GAATTGAGAGAGGTgtgatgggggggagggggcagtcAGGGGCCAtattgtgggggggggttgagtcttTGTCAAGGCTGGGGTGAAGAGGTGTAATAGCTATGTGGGGGGGCTGGGAGTCTGGGTTAGAACTGGTCCATTGTCTTTCAAATCTACAGTAAAAGTCATTCAGTTCATTTGCAAGTTTGAGGTCTTCCACGGAGTGTGGGGATTTGGTTTTGCATCCGGTGATCACCCGCAGCCCCTTCCAGACTGACGAGGAGTCGTTGGCTGCAAActgttgttccagcttctttGAATACTGTTGTTTGGCCTCCTTAATCTCCTTGCCAAACGAGTATTTTGCCAGTCTGAAACTATCCATGTCCCCACTCTTGAAGGCCGCCTCATCTTCAAACGAAGCTGTTTGAGTTTTGCTGtgaattgagatgagtgtcatcacataCACAATATgaagatacaaactaactcaaagatcaATTTTTCGCCAgactgtgtgactgtggcgtcaaagtttgattacatgccattaaaacacaatgttctgtattgcggacatacatggaccatgatcCTTCGATGCTGAGCCGttaacaaacaactccactcctgctgTGTCAGTGGTCtgaaggaatctttatgtcttgcaaataagatgtctcactctctctcagaattgggacatttcctcaaaccgtgtaaacattgaggtacggcgaaggttcatccttcgccaaaagAGACGATGTTGTCccaactccactgtgcattgtcctatcaccaccaaacttctgtctcatgatcagagtccaagcctgaacagctctgtgtgtcaAAATTtccagtcattttttttttcaggcaaaacacatgcaacgcttcaaaatgcatgtgctcgtgactgcccagtgctgctttgcagtcctacttatatttattgttattattgttattattattattttcctatctattattataattaccattctagggtaaagagaACAACAGTTCAAACAGTTTAAATCAGACAAACATGTGAAAACATCTCtcggattattttattttcagtttctttcacACTGAACCTTAGATGTTTCCAACCGTTCTTCATCATGAtcagggcttttattttgaaagtcccGGATGTGCGGTGGCGTCACTCTGTGGCTCTTGACTTTTGGTTCTGCTTATAAACAGAGTGGCTGAAGTTTAGTTTCAGCACCTCCTTTGAACTCTCCTTCTGGATCTCCTCTGGATCTCCTCTGTGGAGCTCAGGTGAGATGACGACCTCTCCCCCCGGCTCGAAGGCCCTTGACGGGATGTACTCGCATCTGATCGAGGCCGAGGACGAGCAGCACCGCAGATCAGATGTGGAAGGTAAGAATCAGATCCAGATGTTGATCTTCTTCTCTATCATGTACAACACAGAGTGGAGAGAAGTACATGTACTTTCTTTTACATCTATAAATCTTTTACCTTCTTATATCTTTGAACCAGAGAATATTCCCAGTTTCCCAAAGCTTGCTTCttctactattattattattaataataataataataatattaaatccTGAATATGTGTATAACCTGGTGATTTCTGCCTCACATCCACACAAGTGAAAGTAATTTGGGCTCGGTTCGAACATTGTGGTGCAGTTCACACACGTCCCTGAATCTGTTCCGACACGTCTCAGATACAAGTCAAACTTTTCCTTAGTAAACAAAAGGCTCCAaacttaaccctttgatacacaagctatgcaaacccccttaggcacaacatgggtaaacaaatgacccgtattgacttacaatgttatttcatgcatggctgagtgtttctttgctatatttttggaaatctaattatttcatcatttaatattcaaagtattcattaaatatcttgtttttgattaccacaaaactttattttcattttatctttcataatttatgaactaaaatagtttttgtatttttaaataaagtttacacacatgggtcaaaaatgacccgatggagtttaaattgtaaatatctttgcaatgaatttatttcatcattcagaatttcaagaattcctcaattaacttgtttttgatcatcacaaattcttattttcatttttccttttctacttttttaataaaaaacatttttgtatcactacccttccatgggtcaaaaatgatttcacatgttatttcatgcatggctgtgcttctttgctatatcttttgaaatctattcatttaatcatttaatatttcaaagtattcattcaaatatcttgtttttgattaccacaaatcattattttcattttctctgtcttaatttttgaactaaaatagtttttgtattacttcatcacgtttacacacgggtcaaaaatgacccatgtatgcaagtgtgaatttgataggatcctttgatttgtaaatgtttgtagttagaaacatgtttactgtggacaacttttcacatgccacacttgtcaaaactacttgtcagaacttaatcatgttgacctagctatcgtaAGCTAGAATTTACCtagcttacataagctaacattagctagctaaaagagaatatgttaacagctagctaataatattcaacatatttatctttcccacgagtagagggaaataatgttcaaatgttatttgCAGTTATCTTTacacaagatatcaaatattttcttaggtaaaacgattgtaaaataagacatgAATCCGATGTGCAAAAGCAGaccgtttagttctgacaagtagttctgacaagtgtggcatgtgaaaagttgtccacagtaaacatgttcctaactacaaacatttacaaatcaaaggttcccatcaaattcacacttgcatacttAATACGttaacttgatgtagtaatacaaaaaccattttagttcaaaaattaagacagagaaaatgaaaataatgatttgtggaaatcaaaaacaagatattttaattaatactttgtaatattaaatgattaaataaatagattttaaaagatatagcaaagaagcacagccatgcatgaaataacatgtgaaatgaatacgggtttttgacccatgttgtgccttagaagggtagtgatacaaaaattattttttattaaaaaagtaaataaggacaaataaaaataagaatgtgtaatgatcaaaaacaagttaattgaggaattcctggaattctgaatgatgaaatacatttattgtaaagatatttacaattaaaactccatcgggtcacttttgacccatgttgtgtatcaaagggttaagacAATTAGTGTTGAATTCTTTATACACAGTTCTAGAAGCCATGgaattgtctttttaaaattcCAAAGCCAAGTTAGAGCTCTTCGGATCAATCCATCGTGATGTGAAAAGATGTGTGATTCTCACTTTTATTATTGATTAGTGCGATGATCGTTTTTTCTCATTAATAATTTGCACAAGTAGAGAAGATTCTGTTGACTTTGACCACAAACAGAGAAGAGCATCCACATTTTGAAAAAGAGGAAACTTTGGAATGTTGAGCTGAAGAAAGTCTCAGCCCCTCGGCTCCACTGAGGTTCCTCTGACGTCTCTGGTTTTGTGAGGACATCGTGTGAATCAATGAACGAGACTCATTTGCTGTATTTTTGCTTTGTGGATTATTTCTTTTACTTATTTGTTTTACCCCCCCTCCGCACAGTCTCCCAGGTCAGACTGCCCCCCCGGCTGAGCGGCCCCAGGCCCTACCGCCTCGCCATCATCTGCCTGGCCACGCTCTGCGCCATCCTGCTGATCTCTATCATAGCCATGGCTGCACAGGGTGAGTAGACGTCAGGTgaccgctgctgctcctcaggtgGTTTGTTCTGGGACTGAGGTGTGAACTGGCTCATGTCTGTTCCCAGCTCAGAGAGCAGGTAAACACTGAGTCCCCGTGTTCCAGCTCTTCTGTTCTCCGACTGTTCACCTGCTCGGATGGCAGGAATTCACCACTGCTGACTTTACACTTTCAGTCCAGAAAAGAGGATCTAGTGGTTTGAGCGTTGCCACACATTTTATGGAATATTAGCCAATAGTGTAATGTGACACACTATTGGCTAATATTCCAATAATTCCATgtttatgtgtgcatgtgtgcatgtgtgcatgtgtgcatgtgtgcatgtgtgtttgtgcgtgtgtgtgtgtgtgtacttgttatATTGAAAAAGCTGCGGAGTGCAGAGGCTGAAAAGCTGATTCTGCTTTTAATCATCCCGTTTACTAAACTGCTGCCAGTTGAGTCAGAGGCTGATTTCAGACCTGATCTGAACCACtgatgtgttcctcacatgttcctgacgtgttcctcacatgttcctgacgtgttcctgacgtgttcctgacgtgttcctcacgtgttcctcacatgttgtAGAGGTTCTgtctgtgagaacaaatgtctcAGTCAGTGTCTCTGGGCATTTTCtggaggtttctaacacgtgacagacgtgaaactggaagaacacaaatatctcagcatgaagaagaggagccgtacacgtagaagacgaagacatcaacttggaaacacgaagagattccagatcttttaGGGATAAGGGCCGACaccggtgtggatgagctgtaaacaacaacactgatctttccacagcagagtttctacgtcatgtcccgcctcctgctgctctacaggctccgcccctcgcctggatgttccccccatgttcctgttggtgtgaacgtgtcggacccgacaacctgctgctgtttaGTGTATCTGACATTGGGTTAGAGTGAGTCAACAGAGGCGACGAGGTTAAAATCTTCTAAAAGATTTGGAACGTCATATTTGGGCTGCATCTGAATTCACTCTCTTTTTTCTGGTCCATGGTTCCACAGGTAAAAACAAAGCTCAGGGAGGCGGTGAAGTGGCCCCGGGGCCACAGAAGCAGACGCAGGATGTGAACGTGACGGCTCTGACCGCCAACAACAGCGCTCTGATGCtggagaagaagcagctgcaggtgcaGATTGACGAGCTGCTGGTCAAACTGGCCACCTTGATGGCCACTAAGGGTACAAACCTTTTGAAATGGACGTGTAATAAGTAATCAATTATTTCAGATTCATGGTACTGGTTGGTTGGTCGTTGCCTGGAGACGTCATGAAACTGTCGGGGGccattcattttaaaaacatttaatacgGTCAAGGAGACCAAATTAATCAAAGTGTGTTTGCGTCTGTGTCCTTCTTCAGCTCCTGAGGTGATCAAACCGACCGAGGCCGCCATCGTCTGCCCCATGGAGTGGCAGCTCTTCAACAACAGCTGTTACCTCATCTCCAGGCTGTCCAGGGATTGGCATGAGAGTCAGTCGTACTGCCAGAGCCAAGGAGCTCACCTGGCCATCATCCACTCGGCCGAGGAGCAGGTTCGTCACAACACATCAGCTGCTGTTAGAACATGAACATTAACTGTTAATTAGTGACGAATACGCTTTTTCCTTCTCAGACGTTCCTGTGGGATCTCCTTCCCAGAGGCCATTGGAACGCCTACTGGTTCGGGATCACTGACGGGCAGACAGAGGACCAGTGGAAATGGGTGGACGATACTCCAGTGGTCGGAGGGTAGGTTCATGGATTCAGCAGCTTGTGATTGACTCAGTGAGTTGGTGTCTTTGGTTGTTCAGAGGATTTTCCCCCTTTTCTAACAGTCTCCTCTCTCCAACATGCTGCTGGAGCTTCTTGTTGCATTCGTCCAAAGAACTGTGAACTTTGTGGATTTCTCTCAATTTCTGTTTCTGAGTTTTTTCTCGAGGTGAATCGTGTGAGGTTCTAGCCTTGACACAGAAACATcccaaaaaaatgtttatctcGTTCTCTATctcgtgaaaaaaaaatccccttgTTTACAGAACTCTTCCCCCTCGACACAATAACCATTTTAACCGAGAGTCCATCACTTTTAAACCCTTCTTTCCATTTTCACGTGAATCCACTCAAATTACAACTAGAATCTTGTTTTCAAAAGGGCCTGAagagcaaagagaaccagaaggaagaagagactTCAGAAGGAGCTTTGAAAGAGATTTAAGACAAATTTACCAGAAGCTttgaccatttaaaaaaagactgacTTTTGCCCCAAACTGGTTTTCTGGCTCCAgtctgagacacacaaacacgactgACTAATGGACCCTGTTAAACATTGACTGGTCCCAGACCTGCAGACTTCGGTGCATGTTTTGATGATCTAAGTTACAGATGTGAGAGAACAGCAGGAGGGAGGCAGGATCCTGTCTGCCAGCAGCAAACAGCCGctgactctgacctctgacctctgtcctcggacctctgacctctgatgaaaagcaaagagagaggagctgaaaTCTGTGacacagatgtttttcttctgtttgctatcctctgtgtttaCTTGATGTTTCTAATTTCAGATTTTTTCTTCCTCATTTTTTCTTCCTCATTTTGAAAagaatttctgatcatcaaattTTCTGATGACCGATCTTTTGTCATCCCTCCTCTTGTCGTCCCTCTTATGGCCCCTTGttccttcccttcctctttGTCCTGACTCTGCTCTGCTGTCTCACAATGATTTGACATTGACTTAAATATTTGATCTTTATTCAATACTGTGCAACTTTTATAATTTGTATCCAAATTTAATAATTCTACGGTAAAGAGTAAGATTTCCATTAAATCATTGACTGTTTATGGATGAATTGACTGAGTCGTTGAATCTTCTGTCCTCACTCCAGTTTCTGGGAGGTCGGCGAGCCCAACAACCACATCAACGAGGACTGCGGCTACATGATCAAAACTCGGGTGCTGACGCGAGTGGCCGTGAGGAGCTGGTACGACGCCCCCTGTCACATGGGCTTGCCGTACATCTGTGAGAAGGAGATGGGCGCCGGTGTCAGCACGGCTATGCCACACTGAGGCGCCGAGGAAACCATTCGCTGGCTCAACAAACGCCTGCAgctacagatatcttactttcTTAATTATCTTTCAAAACCTCAACTTTTAATTCACGTTATTTTGATATGAAGACATTCCGATGTTGATTTTGCATGAAACAATGGACTCATTAAAAGTCTGGCTGCTGTTTAACTTAGTGACAGAGAACGGGACTAAAGAGGAAATGTGAAGCAGtaaaaaactgtatttagtATCAAATGCCGGTAAAGTAAGAAAAGTAATCAAATGATTTTACTAGTTTGTGAAACAAAGGACGTAATTTTCCACTTCTGATATGTGCGTAGAAGGAAAAAGCAGGACCTGTGCCTAaaatcatcaccaccatcaatATTAACTTACAATTAATTAAGTGTGAATATTAacctaaaataagaaaataattctAACCGAAtccttgtttctttttaccttgACTTAATGCATCATTTCACTTTGGCATTTAACACCATTCTTATGAATATCATCAATTTGAATCATTACCAATTTCCTTAGAATCTCTTGTTTAAAATCAATATAagtaaatgaaagaaagaatatCTGATTTTAATGGTTTGTAATAATTGTACATATATAATGCTTTACACGAATGTCAAATTTTTACACGCTTGTATTGGAGAATTTATAAATCAGGGATTCAAGATAACTTTTTACGTTTTGATGTATTTCTAACATGCTTGTGTTTAAAGGTTTAAGGCTTAATGTCAAAATCTatttgttttctcatgtttatTAGCTAGTTTCATAAAAACGTGGCCACTAACTGTAAATGTAATTGTCGAATAAATACTGACatactgaaaaataaatcaatactgAAAGATAAACTATTCCACATGATAGTTGACTGTTGtctgtaatgttgttgttgcCGAACAATGAACCTTCAGTCAAAATAGCGATTCCAGTTGTCCTGGTGCTGCAGTTTTAgacctttcaaagtaaaagcatattCAGTCTCTTACTCAGACATTTATTCATCATGTGAATTATTTcgttttttgaaaagttaaagtCAGGGTTTTAAGCAAAGTTAATATTTGTTGAGTTTAAAGAGTTCATCTTCTAATTAACTACATGAAACGAGATGCAGGATTATAATTGGACacaatctgtgtttatttgtaatctatgagtatttctactttgcaCAAATCTACCTTTTTCAGGGTTTtaatcaaacagaaaacacagaatcagaaacaacttCATCCCACGTTCCAGTGACGTCATGTCGGttcctctctgagctgctgGATCCTTGTTCCACAGCATCTCGTCCACTTCGTGCGGCGTCGCGGACCGAACAAGTCAAAggtagagagaggaggggacggTTTGTTCTGCTGTTTCCCTCCTGAGcttgttcacacagggagctaTCAGGAAATCAGCTAGCCCTTTTCTGTCACACTtcattagttattattattcaggcaaacaaactggctttttgaggggtttaacatgctcaaattcttacccaAATTTGCAGAATTATAAAGtagtgaaaatgtacgtattctggaggaattttcaatgggcgtggcaaaatggctgaACGGTGCCCCCGAAACCCCCGGAAACCTGGTGGTTtgaggtcagggaagaactcattaCATTCTGGTGCAGCTCTGGCTCAGGGGGCAGATGCAGGAGTATTTCTTAAACATTGAGAAATGGGGtgtttttcaacctttttaCTGATTTCTCACAGACTAATTAATGGAGCATTCCTAGAGGCGTTACCCTGCAGCAGACCTCAGCTCTAggtcaaatacacaaaaatgtgcAGGGTAGGGGAAAAAAATGACTATCCATGTTGGAGTCATTCTCCAGCACTGGGGATATAGGACCTATTAAGTGATTGATCCATGATAGgtgaaccatagactgtttatggtgtgaacacacacacattaataaaaGGCTAGCTTTGTATCTAGCTACTGTTGACCCAGTATTTTGTGCAGTGTAGAATACAGGACAGTTTTGCcatctttaatttttttattatatttatagcCTTATGGCATCATTGACAGCAAAGGGTTAACAgacattacaaaaacaaaaactgcttAGAAAATACTTACCTAGGCTGttccttaattaaaaaaaaaaagatcaatttGTGTTTAGCTCTGACATCTGACCGGAAGTTTGGGCCTTTTCCAATGACCTGAAACTTCTTTGTCCGGCCTTGTccaatcattttttaaaaatcagagTGTGACATCAAACAGGACAACAGCTACTAAACATATCCTTTGattaacaacaaaaatataagtTGGCATTAGGTGAGGGGAAGAACTCTTTATCTTGACATATTCCTCAAAACTTGCACATCTACCAATTGCATTCATTGAATAACAGCTTAAGACAAACTAAAGAACAATTGCAATCtatgttttacatttgcacGTTAAAGCTGATGAAAAGCAAGTCAGAGTAACAATTTTCATGGTGCaacatttgtcttttaaaacacGCAAAACTCTTTATCCATTAATAAATAGATTCAAAGAGTAATGATGGCTGGGCATTCTCTCCACAAGCTGCAGTCAGTCCTGTgttcacacagacagaagaaacaaaaatccACTGATCCAAGTACGGAAGGGGCAAGCAGGGCATTCACGACCCCTTCATGGTCACCAAATATACTTTCAGGACAAGAGTCACAGATGAGCTGCCTGAAAGTCTCAGGCTCTATCTGGCTCAGGAAATGCAGATGAGATGATGTGATGGGGTGTCACATGTGTGCATCTTTAGGCTCCTTCACAAATAAGAGTCCCATCAATAGTAaatgacagacagatggagtTGCTCAGAAACGGGGGAGGGAGTGGAGGCTGACGATTCAAGCTGGGgggctgaaaaaaacaaataaccaGATGGCAAGGGATATACATGGCTCGGGTAAATGGGGAAACGATATCTTCCACTTCAGGCATTCTCACTCGTCTCTGTCTGGAAATTGACCAGAGGTTCTGGCTTGTGGCCCTTGCTATGGTGGTCCCACATCTGCAGGTAGAGCCTCTCCAGGTCCATGGAGTACTGCTTGGTGTTGAAAAGAGGGCTGCAGATTCGCTGCTTCCACACACGTGCTCTAACCATCTTCAGGCTGGAGGGAAGGGAGAAAAATGTTCAGACTTGGTGTTGCGAAAAGATGTTTTGTAATGGATCAAATGGATCAGGTGTACTTACTATtccatgtcagagcccagtttGACCGCTATGTCCTCATAGTCCTGACGACTCTGGGCTATGAGCTCAGGGCAGCCCAGACAGTTGAGCTGTGAGGCAGCCACACGGGAGGCCAGGGTCTCACCTTTACAAAGAGGTTTCACAATTAAAAAGCAGCCTAGAGAGTATAACTCATTGATCTTTATGTTGgaatgatatttatgagtgtgtgtaatttcgtgcagatccaaataaaaatccagatgcattgaatttaaatgtggtttcataggggCGCTTGGGCCTGGCTGAAGGTACCATTGTAGTTTCAGAATTTTTGAATTAGAATAAACAAATCATGATGCGGAAATCCTAGTGCCCTCACCTGGCATGGTGACCATGGGTGTTCCAGCCCAGAGAACGTCCATGCCTGTGGTGTGACCATTGCAAAGAGGAGTGTCCAAGCACACATCAGCCAGTTGGCCcctcctcacatgctcctcctTGGGTGCCACAGGGGAGAAGATGATGCGAGAGCCAGGCAGACCCATGTTCTGAGCGTACTGCTGGATGTTCGGCTCGCCCACGGCAGGGAAGCGAAGAAGCCACAACACGCTGTTGGATACACGCTTTAGGATCTGCAATGAGAAGGCAGTTGAgacaaatattcattttttgCAGAGTTGAAGGAACATTCAAAGTAGTTATATCCATGTATGGCTAACTTACATTGGCCCACATCTGAAGAGTAGGGGGGTCAATCTTGTAGAGCTGGTTGAAGTTGCAGTAGACGATGGAGTCCTCTGGAAGACCATACTGGGAGCGGGTTGTGACAACGATTGTGCGGGGAACCTCCTCGCCAGTAGCAGCTTTGTTGTTGATCTacgggtggggagggggggacaaAAGTGTTTTACGGTGAAGTTGCCAAAGTGCTTCTGTGTGACTGGTCTTAATTGTTGAACCAATTGATATTAGTATCCTGCCAAGCTATGATTGTAGGATTATGTTGAGCCCAGTCCCTTGTGACACCAGTTCCCTTCACCAACACTTCTGCGCTACCACCTTACTTTCATGATCGAACATTACCTTTAGGAACATAGTCTGAGAGGCTGCTGAAAAGATCTGGAAAAGCAGCGAGCTATATTAATTTGCTGCTCTGGACTTGGTATCAGCATTTGCAGACTCTTTAGGCCCATACGATACAGCTCATTATGTGCATTTATACTGTCAAGTGTGTCCGAGCCAGACGTACCTGTGTGGTGGCCAGGCCATTGCTGACAGTGAAGCCATTAATTGTGACCTGGATTTGACCTTGATTGATCATGTTGATGATGGCTTCAGCTGCAGTGTTCATGGGAATAACTGGCATGGACAGAGCTCCATTAGTTTCCCCAGCAGGTTCCTGGTTGTTGTCACACTTCATCTGTCAAAAAGAACAGTTTCAACTTTAATGCCTGGGTATAGTTCAGTGCTGTATCATCAATAAACATAGTGTTTCATTCTGGTTTGTCAGTGAGACCAAAACTCCACAATGCAACATGGACAGTGAAACAATGCTGTAGAAGCCCAAAACTCACCTTTATTACTTTAACATCTGGCAGACTGTCCAGGAAGGCCTTCAGATCTATACCATTAAGGACAATGCGGTTGTCGAAGATGTGTCCATTAGACTTGAAATCAATCACTGCCTTTTTCTGTGAatgaaaaaaatttaattttattcaCCATCTAGTTACTTTTATTTGAAAGAGAGCAGCGTTGTGAGGATGGACAGACCTTGAGGTGAGGGAACATGTTGGCGTGATCTCCAATGAAGAACGTGTGGGGCATGTAGGCAAGTTTTTCAGAATACTGATCGGCCACCTCCAAAGGTGAGGTCTCCTTGTCAGTGATAATGTAGTCCATGAAGGGAGCCCCGCTGGTTCCAGGGTAACCCAGCCACATAcactgatataaaaaaaagagaccaACGTTTAGTGAATTATTTGAGGCAAACCATTCGCTGTATTCTCTCATCAATAGAGATCAGACTGAATGTAAGCAAGGAAGCGTTTACGTGTTTTTCCTCAATTGTGTCAACTTGAAGACATCTTAAGAGTTTACCTGTAAGGGGGCTGGGCGGAGGGCGAACAGCTCATTTCGGGCTCCTTTGGTGTATCCGTTCATGTTGACTAGAATGTGAAGTCCGTCCTGGTGAATGCGATCAGCTGCCTTGCCATTGCAAGGGATCTGGAGGAAAGGGaatcatttattatattttttaaggaATTAAAACCACATATAAAGAAGCAACTCCTGGCTGTGACAGTTACCTGTGAGAGGTCTGTGAAATGATGAGCCTCTGCTACCACTTTGACACGGAAGTTGGTGCTATCGTCCGGGCTTAGCGCATAGCAGAACACCTGGAGGAAAATAAGTTATTCACTGATGGGTTAAACAAATAAACGCTTCAACATACAAAAGGGTCTATATTGCACGTTGAGTTGATCATCTCTAGAAATAAAATCACTATTAAGATCACCCACCTCAAATTTCTCAGGATTGTGCATTCCAGGAATGGACTGCATCAGATGAGACGTCGGGTGGTTGCCAAAGTCAGAGCTGACATATCCGACACGCAGACGTCCACTGCTGGCCTTCAGGTCTTTGGGATACTCAAAAGCAGGTTTGTGCAGCGCGTTGACCTGTAGGATGACCACGAGGGTAAAAATATAACTACAGCAAGACAACCCATTCTACATTGACTTAGataggataaaaaaaacttgaCATATCTTGTTCTCAAATCATGTCCAGCAACAACCCTTAACATAATCCCTGCAAGCAACCCATTCACCACCATATTGCTCTTTTCCTACAAAGTCAGAAACATCTTGTATCTCACCCAACCCTTACCTTCCCACTTATCCCAGCAGACAGCCACTGCCATCACCATCCACCTCCCAAAAAAGTGAATTAAAGGTTACTTGCTTTCATCATTTTGTGTACCTTGTCCAGACAAAGGTTCCCGTGGCGCTCAGCAATCGCCTTGCGGAA from Limanda limanda chromosome 10, fLimLim1.1, whole genome shotgun sequence carries:
- the ogt.1 gene encoding UDP-N-acetylglucosamine--peptide N-acetylglucosaminyltransferase 110 kDa subunit isoform X4 — translated: MASSVGNVADSTGLAELAHREYQSGDFEAAERHCMQLWRQEPDNTGVLLLLSSIHFQCRRLDRSAHFSTLAIKQNPMLAEAYSNLGNVYKERGQLQEAIEHYRHALRLKPDFIDGYINLAAALVAAGDMEGAVQAYVSALQYNPDLYCVRSDLGNLLKALGRLEEAKACYLKAIETQPNFAVAWSNLGCVFNAQGEIWLAIHHFEKAVTLDPNFLDAYINLGNVLKEARIFDRAVAGYLRALSLSPNHAVVHGNLACVYYEQGLIDLAIDTYRRAIELQPHFPDAYCNLANALKEKGNVSEAEECYNTALRLCPTHADSLNNLANIKREQGNIEDAVQLYRKALEVFPEFAAAHSNLASVLQQQGKLQEALMHYKEAIRISPTFADAYSNMGNTLKEMQDVQGALQCYTRAIQINPAFADAHSNLASIHKDSGNIPEAIASYRTALKLKPDFPDAYCNLAHCLQIVCDWTDYDERMKKLVSIVADQLDKNRLPSVHPHHSMLYPLSHNFRKAIAERHGNLCLDKVNALHKPAFEYPKDLKASSGRLRVGYVSSDFGNHPTSHLMQSIPGMHNPEKFEVFCYALSPDDSTNFRVKVVAEAHHFTDLSQIPCNGKAADRIHQDGLHILVNMNGYTKGARNELFALRPAPLQCMWLGYPGTSGAPFMDYIITDKETSPLEVADQYSEKLAYMPHTFFIGDHANMFPHLKKKAVIDFKSNGHIFDNRIVLNGIDLKAFLDSLPDVKVIKMKCDNNQEPAGETNGALSMPVIPMNTAAEAIINMINQGQIQVTINGFTVSNGLATTQINNKAATGEEVPRTIVVTTRSQYGLPEDSIVYCNFNQLYKIDPPTLQMWANILKRVSNSVLWLLRFPAVGEPNIQQYAQNMGLPGSRIIFSPVAPKEEHVRRGQLADVCLDTPLCNGHTTGMDVLWAGTPMVTMPGETLASRVAASQLNCLGCPELIAQSRQDYEDIAVKLGSDMEYLKMVRARVWKQRICSPLFNTKQYSMDLERLYLQMWDHHSKGHKPEPLVNFQTETSENA
- the ogt.1 gene encoding UDP-N-acetylglucosamine--peptide N-acetylglucosaminyltransferase 110 kDa subunit isoform X1 translates to MASSVGNVADSTEPTKRMLSFQGLAELAHREYQSGDFEAAERHCMQLWRQEPDNTGVLLLLSSIHFQCRRLDRSAHFSTLAIKQNPMLAEAYSNLGNVYKERGQLQEAIEHYRHALRLKPDFIDGYINLAAALVAAGDMEGAVQAYVSALQYNPDLYCVRSDLGNLLKALGRLEEAKACYLKAIETQPNFAVAWSNLGCVFNAQGEIWLAIHHFEKAVTLDPNFLDAYINLGNVLKEARIFDRAVAGYLRALSLSPNHAVVHGNLACVYYEQGLIDLAIDTYRRAIELQPHFPDAYCNLANALKEKGNVSEAEECYNTALRLCPTHADSLNNLANIKREQGNIEDAVQLYRKALEVFPEFAAAHSNLASVLQQQGKLQEALMHYKEAIRISPTFADAYSNMGNTLKEMQDVQGALQCYTRAIQINPAFADAHSNLASIHKDSGNIPEAIASYRTALKLKPDFPDAYCNLAHCLQIVCDWTDYDERMKKLVSIVADQLDKNRLPSVHPHHSMLYPLSHNFRKAIAERHGNLCLDKVHKMMKVNALHKPAFEYPKDLKASSGRLRVGYVSSDFGNHPTSHLMQSIPGMHNPEKFEVFCYALSPDDSTNFRVKVVAEAHHFTDLSQIPCNGKAADRIHQDGLHILVNMNGYTKGARNELFALRPAPLQCMWLGYPGTSGAPFMDYIITDKETSPLEVADQYSEKLAYMPHTFFIGDHANMFPHLKKKAVIDFKSNGHIFDNRIVLNGIDLKAFLDSLPDVKVIKMKCDNNQEPAGETNGALSMPVIPMNTAAEAIINMINQGQIQVTINGFTVSNGLATTQINNKAATGEEVPRTIVVTTRSQYGLPEDSIVYCNFNQLYKIDPPTLQMWANILKRVSNSVLWLLRFPAVGEPNIQQYAQNMGLPGSRIIFSPVAPKEEHVRRGQLADVCLDTPLCNGHTTGMDVLWAGTPMVTMPGETLASRVAASQLNCLGCPELIAQSRQDYEDIAVKLGSDMEYLKMVRARVWKQRICSPLFNTKQYSMDLERLYLQMWDHHSKGHKPEPLVNFQTETSENA